From Variovorax sp. PMC12, the proteins below share one genomic window:
- the arsH gene encoding arsenical resistance protein ArsH yields the protein MRKASVSFTPDLPNLDPEAFRLPGLHSLLPAQRATHAPRILLLYGSLRERSYSRLLTEEAARLLDAMGAEPRIYDPHGLPPPDGAPEDHPKVSELRSLAQWAEGMVWTSPERHGAMTGIMKSQIDWIPLSVGSVRPTQGKTLAVMQVSGGSQSFNAVNQLRVLGRWMRMLTIPNQSSVAKAFMEFDEAGRMKPSPYYERVVDVMEELVKFTLLTRDCAGYLVDRYSERRESAQALSRRVNLRAI from the coding sequence ATGCGAAAGGCCAGCGTGTCATTCACTCCTGACCTTCCCAACCTCGACCCCGAGGCCTTCCGCCTGCCCGGGCTGCACTCCCTGCTGCCCGCGCAGCGCGCCACGCATGCGCCGCGCATCCTGCTGCTCTACGGCTCGCTTCGCGAACGCTCCTACAGCCGGCTGCTGACCGAGGAAGCCGCGCGCCTGCTGGACGCCATGGGCGCCGAGCCCCGCATCTACGACCCGCACGGCCTGCCCCCGCCGGACGGCGCGCCCGAAGACCACCCGAAGGTCAGCGAACTGCGCAGCCTCGCGCAGTGGGCCGAAGGCATGGTGTGGACATCGCCAGAGCGGCACGGCGCCATGACCGGCATCATGAAATCGCAGATCGACTGGATCCCGCTGTCGGTCGGTTCGGTACGGCCCACGCAGGGCAAGACGCTGGCGGTGATGCAGGTGTCGGGCGGCTCGCAGTCGTTCAACGCGGTGAACCAGCTGCGCGTGCTCGGGCGCTGGATGCGCATGCTCACGATCCCCAACCAGTCGTCGGTGGCCAAGGCCTTCATGGAGTTCGACGAGGCCGGCCGCATGAAGCCTTCGCCGTACTACGAGCGCGTGGTCGACGTGATGGAGGAGCTGGTCAAGTTCACGCTGCTCACGCGCGACTGTGCCGGCTACCTCGTCGATCGCTACAGCGAGCGGCGCGAAAGCGCGCAGGCGCTTTCAAGGCGGGTGAACCTGCGCGCCATCTGA
- the arsC gene encoding arsenate reductase (glutaredoxin) (This arsenate reductase requires both glutathione and glutaredoxin to convert arsenate to arsenite, after which the efflux transporter formed by ArsA and ArsB can extrude the arsenite from the cell, providing resistance.), protein MNNHIKIYHNPGCGTSRNVLALIRNTGEEPVVIEYLKNPPDRATLQRLIAQMGMPVRDLLRRKGTPYDELGLDDPKWTDEQLIGFMLAHPILINRPVVVTPLGTRLCRPSELVLDILPRPQQGAFSKEDGEPVIDAKGQRVIHS, encoded by the coding sequence ATGAACAACCACATCAAGATCTATCACAACCCCGGCTGCGGCACGTCCCGCAATGTGCTCGCGCTGATCCGCAACACGGGTGAGGAGCCCGTCGTCATCGAGTATCTGAAGAACCCGCCGGACCGCGCCACGCTGCAGCGGCTGATCGCGCAGATGGGCATGCCGGTGCGCGACCTGCTGCGCCGCAAGGGCACGCCGTACGACGAACTCGGCCTCGACGATCCGAAGTGGACCGACGAGCAGCTCATCGGCTTCATGCTGGCGCATCCGATCCTCATCAACCGGCCGGTGGTGGTGACGCCGCTGGGCACTCGCCTCTGCCGGCCTTCGGAGTTGGTGCTCGACATCCTCCCGCGCCCGCAGCAGGGTGCGTTTTCCAAGGAGGATGGCGAGCCCGTCATCGATGCGAAAGGCCAGCGTGTCATTCACTCCTGA
- the gnd gene encoding decarboxylating NADP(+)-dependent phosphogluconate dehydrogenase, whose amino-acid sequence MSTKSDFGLIGLAVMGQNLVLNVESRGFQVSVYNRTEATTEAFIAANPGKKLVGTKTLEEFVQSLAKPRKIQIMVKAGAPVDQVIEQLIPLLDKDDIVIDGGNSLYTDTERRDAYLSSKGLRFIGAGVSGGEEGARKGPSIMPGGPLSTWEVMKPIFESIAAKVDGDPCVIHIGPGGAGHYVKMVHNGIEYGDMQLICEAYSLFKAAGFSTDEMAAIFNEWNDGELQSYLIQITAKALEQKDPETGKPIVDVILDKAGQKGTGQWTLINAAENAVVISTINAAVEARVLSSQKKARVAASKQLQGPKIELSLEKKALVAKVHDALYASKVISYTQGFDLIKTMGDKKEWKLDLGGIASIWRGGCIIRARFLNRITDAFRTDPALGNLMLDPFFKDLLNRTQQSWREVVALAVSNGIPVPAFSASLAYYDSYRTERLPANLLQAQRDFFGAHTYERVDKPEGQFFHTDWPEVIG is encoded by the coding sequence ATGAGCACCAAAAGCGATTTCGGACTGATCGGCCTGGCCGTGATGGGCCAGAACCTCGTGCTGAACGTGGAAAGCCGCGGCTTCCAGGTCAGCGTGTACAACCGCACCGAAGCCACCACCGAAGCCTTCATTGCCGCCAACCCCGGCAAGAAGCTGGTGGGCACCAAGACGCTGGAGGAGTTCGTCCAGAGCCTGGCCAAGCCCCGCAAGATCCAGATCATGGTCAAGGCCGGCGCGCCGGTCGACCAGGTGATCGAGCAGCTCATCCCGCTGCTCGACAAGGACGACATCGTCATCGACGGCGGCAACAGCCTCTACACCGACACCGAGCGCCGCGACGCCTACCTGAGCAGCAAGGGCCTGCGCTTCATCGGCGCCGGTGTTTCGGGCGGCGAGGAAGGCGCGCGCAAGGGCCCGTCGATCATGCCGGGCGGCCCGCTTTCCACCTGGGAAGTGATGAAGCCGATCTTCGAGAGCATCGCGGCCAAGGTCGACGGCGACCCCTGCGTCATTCACATCGGCCCCGGCGGCGCGGGCCACTACGTGAAGATGGTGCACAACGGCATCGAGTACGGCGACATGCAGCTCATCTGCGAGGCCTACAGCCTGTTCAAGGCGGCCGGCTTCAGCACCGACGAGATGGCCGCCATCTTCAACGAATGGAACGACGGCGAGCTGCAGAGCTACCTGATCCAGATCACCGCCAAGGCGCTCGAGCAGAAAGACCCGGAAACCGGCAAGCCGATCGTCGACGTGATCCTCGACAAGGCCGGCCAGAAGGGCACGGGGCAGTGGACGCTGATCAACGCGGCCGAGAACGCGGTGGTCATCAGCACCATCAACGCCGCCGTCGAGGCGCGCGTGCTGTCGTCGCAGAAGAAGGCGCGCGTGGCGGCCAGCAAGCAGCTGCAGGGGCCGAAGATCGAGCTGTCGCTCGAGAAGAAGGCGCTGGTGGCCAAGGTGCACGACGCGCTCTACGCCTCCAAGGTCATCAGCTACACGCAGGGCTTCGACCTCATCAAGACGATGGGCGACAAGAAGGAATGGAAGCTCGACCTGGGCGGCATCGCATCGATCTGGCGCGGCGGCTGCATCATCCGGGCACGCTTCCTGAACCGCATCACCGACGCCTTCCGCACCGACCCGGCGCTGGGCAACCTGATGCTCGACCCGTTCTTCAAGGACCTGCTCAACCGCACGCAGCAGAGCTGGCGCGAAGTGGTGGCGCTGGCGGTGAGCAACGGCATTCCCGTGCCGGCATTCAGCGCGTCGCTGGCCTACTACGACAGCTACCGCACAGAGCGCCTGCCGGCCAACCTGCTGCAGGCGCAGCGCGACTTCTTCGGCGCCCATACCTACGAGCGCGTCGACAAGCCCGAAGGCCAGTTCTTCCACACCGACTGGCCCGAAGTCATCGGCTGA
- a CDS encoding helix-turn-helix domain-containing protein, protein MSNAIHRWSTDAVPPAQRLDYWVGAVCEGFLEMDVTSAEAGRFGATLESAPLGSIVVNRVRGSAQDVYRTRRAIAQSRHNYFYLLCKTDSAWVAVQDGRSARLLPGDAVLVDSRRCYEFHLLQSADTLSLELPTAWVDEWIPDAGDQVARRIDGQAGWGGVLCGFLRQLSPEVAVQPPLPAGLLSDQLGSLLALATGQGQSSAPDRGREALRRRVLDATRERHAEPGLTAASVARGLGISERSLHRCLACGVGEGEGAITFAGALAGFRMAAARRMLGDARFDRLGIAEIGFRVGLTDASHFVRQCRAHLGATPGELRRRR, encoded by the coding sequence ATGAGCAATGCCATCCACCGCTGGTCGACCGACGCCGTGCCGCCCGCGCAGCGGCTGGACTACTGGGTGGGCGCGGTGTGCGAGGGCTTCCTGGAGATGGACGTGACCAGCGCCGAGGCCGGGCGCTTCGGGGCCACGCTGGAGTCGGCGCCGCTCGGGTCCATCGTCGTGAACCGGGTGCGCGGCAGCGCGCAGGACGTCTACCGCACCCGCCGCGCCATCGCCCAGAGCCGCCACAACTACTTCTACCTGCTCTGCAAGACCGACTCGGCCTGGGTGGCGGTGCAGGACGGCCGCTCCGCGCGGCTGCTGCCCGGCGACGCGGTGCTGGTCGATTCGCGCCGGTGCTACGAATTTCACCTGCTGCAATCGGCCGACACCCTCTCGCTCGAACTGCCCACCGCCTGGGTCGACGAATGGATACCCGATGCCGGCGACCAGGTGGCGCGGCGCATCGACGGGCAGGCCGGGTGGGGCGGCGTGCTGTGCGGCTTTCTTCGGCAGCTGTCGCCGGAAGTTGCAGTGCAGCCGCCGCTGCCCGCCGGTTTGCTGAGCGACCAGCTCGGCAGCCTGCTGGCGCTGGCGACCGGGCAGGGGCAGTCGAGCGCGCCCGACAGGGGCCGGGAGGCGCTGCGCCGCCGCGTGCTCGACGCCACGCGCGAGCGGCATGCCGAACCCGGCCTCACGGCCGCGAGCGTTGCGCGCGGGCTGGGCATTTCGGAGCGCAGCCTGCACCGCTGCCTGGCCTGCGGCGTCGGCGAGGGTGAAGGTGCCATCACCTTCGCCGGCGCGCTTGCGGGCTTCCGCATGGCGGCGGCGCGCCGCATGCTGGGCGACGCGCGCTTCGACCGGCTGGGCATCGCGGAAATCGGCTTTCGCGTGGGGCTGACGGACGCGTCGCACTTCGTGCGGCAGTGCCGTGCGCACCTTGGCGCCACGCCGGGTGAACTGCGGCGCCGGCGCTGA
- a CDS encoding GNAT family N-acetyltransferase encodes MSAAQIPAFHLRSREGSAEENMVLAGIWRRAWTAANRGAAFIEPIGHWLHRVHTEFGPPADVVLAEREGQVLAFMVLLERREYVAQLFVEPHLRAQGLGKALLDEACVRIPTGWRLHVAVTNTSAQRFYERYGLERGTVDRHPGSGRERIAYHWSPARPPWRVG; translated from the coding sequence ATGTCCGCCGCCCAAATTCCCGCCTTCCACCTGCGGTCGCGCGAAGGCTCCGCAGAAGAGAACATGGTGCTGGCCGGCATCTGGCGCCGGGCCTGGACGGCCGCCAACCGCGGCGCCGCTTTCATCGAACCCATCGGCCACTGGCTGCATCGCGTGCACACCGAGTTCGGCCCGCCCGCCGACGTGGTGCTGGCGGAACGCGAGGGCCAGGTGCTGGCGTTCATGGTGCTGCTGGAGCGGCGCGAGTACGTGGCACAGCTCTTCGTGGAACCGCACCTGCGCGCCCAGGGCCTTGGCAAGGCGCTGCTCGACGAGGCCTGCGTGCGCATTCCAACCGGCTGGCGGCTGCACGTGGCAGTGACCAACACCTCGGCGCAGCGCTTCTACGAGCGATACGGCCTGGAGCGCGGCACGGTCGACCGCCATCCGGGCAGCGGCCGCGAACGCATCGCCTACCATTGGTCGCCCGCTCGCCCGCCGTGGCGCGTGGGCTGA
- a CDS encoding alpha/beta fold hydrolase, producing MSDTYVLVHGAWHTGAEIEAVADGLRAAGHTVHCPTLAGNNPGDDRASTGLEDAIASAVRYIEEKNLTQVRLVGHSYGGMVISGVADRIAARLKRLVYINAFVPLDGESLNDMVPPHYVSMFDAVAEANGNAVTLPFEIWREAFINDADLATATAAYARLNPHPYRTFTDKIRLKQPLAALALGKSYVNCQQDTAMPHGLPWHPRLSERLGLFRLVECPGSHEMFFSNPARLAQAIIEAGRD from the coding sequence ATGTCAGACACCTACGTTCTGGTTCACGGCGCATGGCACACCGGTGCCGAGATCGAAGCCGTGGCCGACGGCCTGCGCGCGGCCGGCCACACCGTGCATTGCCCCACGCTCGCCGGCAACAACCCCGGTGACGACCGCGCCAGCACCGGCCTGGAAGACGCCATCGCCTCGGCCGTGCGCTACATCGAGGAAAAGAACCTGACCCAGGTGCGGCTGGTGGGCCACAGCTACGGCGGGATGGTGATCTCCGGCGTGGCGGACCGCATCGCTGCGCGGTTGAAGCGGCTGGTCTACATCAACGCCTTCGTGCCGCTGGACGGCGAATCGCTCAACGACATGGTGCCGCCGCATTACGTGAGCATGTTCGATGCCGTCGCCGAGGCCAACGGCAACGCCGTGACCTTGCCGTTCGAGATCTGGCGCGAAGCCTTCATCAACGACGCCGACCTCGCCACGGCCACCGCCGCCTACGCCAGGCTCAACCCGCATCCGTACCGCACCTTCACCGACAAGATCCGGCTCAAGCAGCCGCTGGCCGCGCTGGCGCTGGGCAAGTCCTACGTCAATTGCCAGCAGGACACGGCGATGCCGCACGGCCTGCCGTGGCATCCGCGCCTGTCGGAGCGGCTGGGGCTGTTCAGGCTGGTGGAGTGCCCCGGCAGCCACGAGATGTTCTTCTCCAACCCGGCGCGACTGGCGCAGGCCATCATCGAGGCGGGGCGCGACTGA
- a CDS encoding TfoX/Sxy family protein produces the protein MSAFVESLHEVFERLGRIRTRRMFGGHGIWHEDRMIALVVNDTLYLKADAESAPHFDALDLPPFTYERQGQSMPMSYRLAPADLFEDRHEAALWGRRAYEAALRSGQPPKQKKPPAKKAAVKKKTTTKAASR, from the coding sequence ATGAGCGCATTCGTCGAAAGCCTGCACGAGGTGTTCGAGCGCCTGGGGCGCATTCGCACGCGCCGCATGTTCGGCGGCCACGGCATCTGGCACGAGGACCGCATGATCGCCCTCGTGGTGAACGACACGCTCTATCTCAAGGCCGACGCAGAAAGCGCGCCGCACTTCGACGCGCTGGACCTGCCGCCCTTCACCTACGAACGCCAGGGCCAGTCGATGCCGATGTCCTACCGGCTGGCTCCGGCGGACCTGTTCGAGGACCGGCACGAGGCAGCCCTCTGGGGCCGCCGCGCCTACGAAGCGGCGTTGCGCTCGGGCCAGCCGCCCAAACAGAAGAAACCTCCCGCAAAGAAAGCCGCAGTGAAGAAAAAGACGACAACGAAAGCAGCCTCCCGGTGA
- a CDS encoding GNAT family N-acetyltransferase, with protein MPALDYPRHLVEDWQLRDGTAVRIRPIRADDLAMHAAFVAGLSNETGYRRLLSPRKPQPDELWRMTHIDYDRELALIATTVADGAEQQVGVARYVRGDTPETAHVAEFAVVIADAWQHRGVAHKLMRKLIDAAAEAGVKQLADITLFDNVAMLALARKLGFKVRRDPGNPNVTQLRLALGAPEA; from the coding sequence ATGCCGGCCCTCGACTACCCCCGCCACCTGGTCGAGGACTGGCAACTGCGCGACGGCACGGCGGTGCGCATCCGCCCGATCCGCGCCGACGACCTGGCCATGCACGCGGCATTCGTGGCGGGCCTGTCGAACGAAACCGGCTACCGCCGCCTGCTGTCGCCGCGCAAGCCACAGCCGGACGAACTCTGGCGCATGACCCACATCGACTACGACCGCGAACTGGCGCTCATCGCGACCACCGTGGCCGACGGCGCCGAGCAGCAGGTGGGCGTGGCGCGCTACGTGCGCGGCGACACACCCGAGACGGCGCACGTCGCGGAATTCGCGGTGGTCATCGCCGACGCCTGGCAGCACCGGGGCGTGGCCCACAAGCTCATGCGCAAGCTGATCGATGCGGCCGCCGAGGCCGGCGTGAAGCAGCTCGCGGACATCACGCTGTTCGACAACGTCGCGATGCTGGCGCTGGCGCGCAAGCTGGGCTTCAAGGTGCGGCGCGATCCGGGCAACCCCAATGTCACGCAGTTGCGGCTGGCGCTCGGTGCACCCGAGGCCTGA
- a CDS encoding 3'-5' exonuclease — MSEQHKPALPPLPEREQIALLEPFEGLGLKDIVVVATLQDAEHAAGALLAAGIAGFDTESKPTFAKNEVSGGPHVVQFSTRDTAWLFQLHRTECNPVVAALIASTELRKVGFGLSGDLTLIRNRLGIEPKAVFDIDDEFRRRGYRKSVGVRAAVALVFNRRFIKSRKATTSNWANRQLTEAQIRYAANDAYASIRVYDALISSR, encoded by the coding sequence GTGAGCGAGCAACACAAGCCGGCACTCCCGCCCCTGCCCGAGCGCGAACAGATCGCGCTGCTCGAACCCTTCGAAGGCCTCGGCCTGAAAGACATCGTGGTCGTCGCCACGCTGCAGGACGCCGAGCATGCGGCCGGCGCGCTGCTGGCCGCGGGCATTGCCGGCTTCGACACCGAATCCAAGCCCACCTTCGCAAAGAACGAGGTGTCGGGCGGCCCGCACGTGGTGCAGTTCTCCACCCGCGACACGGCCTGGCTGTTCCAGCTGCACCGCACCGAGTGCAACCCGGTGGTGGCCGCGCTCATCGCATCGACCGAACTGCGCAAGGTCGGCTTCGGGCTGTCGGGCGACCTCACGCTGATACGCAACCGCCTCGGCATCGAGCCGAAGGCGGTGTTCGACATCGACGACGAATTCCGCAGGCGCGGCTACCGCAAGTCGGTCGGCGTGAGGGCGGCGGTGGCGCTGGTGTTCAACCGCCGCTTCATCAAGTCGCGCAAGGCGACCACCTCGAACTGGGCCAACAGGCAGCTCACCGAGGCGCAGATCCGCTACGCCGCGAACGACGCCTATGCGTCGATCCGCGTGTACGACGCACTCATCAGCAGCCGCTGA
- a CDS encoding VOC family protein: MRIDHIALWTTDLERCKRFYVDYFGATAGAGYANPAKGFASCFLSLGDGARIEAMTTSTLSPVTAEAGAQRMGWTHLAISVGSDAAVDALAQRLKADGYPLLDGPRRTGDGYYESVVLDPDGNRIEITA, encoded by the coding sequence ATGCGCATCGATCACATCGCACTCTGGACCACCGATCTCGAACGCTGCAAGCGCTTCTATGTCGACTACTTCGGCGCCACCGCCGGCGCGGGGTACGCCAACCCGGCCAAGGGCTTCGCCTCGTGCTTCCTGAGCCTGGGCGACGGCGCGCGCATCGAGGCCATGACCACCTCCACGCTCTCCCCGGTGACGGCCGAGGCCGGCGCCCAGCGCATGGGCTGGACGCACCTGGCCATCAGCGTGGGCTCCGACGCGGCCGTCGACGCGCTCGCCCAGCGCCTGAAGGCCGACGGCTACCCGCTGCTCGACGGGCCGCGCCGCACCGGCGACGGCTACTACGAGAGCGTGGTGCTGGACCCCGACGGCAACCGCATCGAGATCACTGCATGA
- a CDS encoding arsenic transporter, with the protein MLTAVLIFVFTLVLVIWQPRGLGIGWSASLGAVIALLLGAVQLSDIPVVWGIVWNATATFVAVIVISLLLDEAGFFEWAALHVARWGGGRGRLLFAFVVLLGAAVSALFANDGAALILTPIVMAMLAALGFTPAATLAFVMAAGFIADTASLPLIVSNLVNIVSADFFRIGFGAYASVMVPVNIAAVLASLLVLMLYFRRGIPARYDAARLKAPADAIRDPATFRAGWVVLALLLVGFFGLEPLGVPVSAVAAFGAVVLLAVAGRGPVIGIRGVLRGAPWQIVVFSLGMYLVVYGLRNAGLTGQVAALLDVFAQGGVWGAAMGTGFLAAVLSSVMNNMPTVLVGALSIDASAASGAVKEAMVYANVIGCDLGPKITPIGSLATLLWLHVLAKKGTLIGWGEYFRVGIVLTLPVLFVTLAALALRLSIALP; encoded by the coding sequence ATGCTGACCGCCGTCCTGATCTTCGTCTTCACGCTCGTGCTGGTCATCTGGCAGCCGCGCGGCCTGGGCATCGGCTGGAGCGCATCGCTCGGCGCCGTCATCGCGCTGCTGCTGGGCGCGGTCCAGCTGTCCGACATTCCCGTGGTCTGGGGCATCGTGTGGAACGCGACCGCCACCTTCGTCGCGGTGATCGTCATCAGCCTGCTGCTCGACGAGGCCGGCTTCTTCGAATGGGCCGCCCTGCACGTGGCGCGCTGGGGCGGCGGGCGCGGCAGGCTGCTGTTCGCGTTCGTCGTGCTGCTGGGCGCGGCGGTGTCGGCGCTGTTCGCCAACGACGGCGCCGCGCTGATCCTCACGCCCATCGTGATGGCGATGCTGGCCGCGCTCGGCTTCACGCCCGCGGCCACGCTCGCCTTCGTCATGGCGGCGGGCTTCATCGCCGACACCGCGAGCCTGCCGCTGATCGTGTCCAACCTCGTGAACATCGTCTCGGCCGACTTCTTCCGGATCGGCTTCGGCGCGTATGCCTCGGTGATGGTGCCGGTGAACATCGCGGCGGTGCTCGCGAGCCTGCTGGTGCTGATGCTGTACTTCCGCCGAGGCATTCCGGCACGCTACGACGCGGCCCGGCTCAAGGCGCCTGCCGATGCGATCCGCGACCCGGCGACCTTCCGCGCCGGCTGGGTGGTGCTGGCGCTGCTGCTGGTCGGCTTCTTCGGACTCGAGCCGCTGGGCGTGCCAGTGAGCGCTGTGGCCGCATTCGGCGCGGTGGTGCTGCTGGCGGTGGCCGGGCGCGGTCCGGTGATCGGCATCCGCGGCGTGCTGCGCGGCGCGCCCTGGCAGATCGTGGTGTTCTCCCTCGGCATGTACCTGGTGGTGTACGGGCTTCGCAACGCGGGGCTCACCGGGCAGGTCGCGGCGCTGCTCGATGTGTTCGCGCAAGGCGGCGTCTGGGGTGCGGCAATGGGCACGGGCTTTCTCGCGGCGGTGCTGTCTTCGGTCATGAACAACATGCCCACGGTGCTGGTCGGGGCGCTTTCCATCGACGCGTCGGCCGCGAGCGGCGCGGTGAAGGAAGCGATGGTCTACGCCAACGTGATCGGCTGCGACCTGGGCCCGAAGATCACGCCGATAGGCAGCCTCGCCACGCTGCTCTGGCTGCACGTGCTCGCGAAGAAGGGCACGCTGATCGGCTGGGGCGAATATTTTCGGGTCGGCATCGTGCTGACCCTGCCGGTGCTGTTCGTCACCCTGGCGGCACTGGCGCTTCGACTGAGCATCGCACTGCCATGA
- a CDS encoding ArsR/SmtB family transcription factor, translated as MEENDVVRSLAALAQPIRLRVFRALVVAGPAGLTPGALTESLEVPGTSLSFHLKELMNSGLVSQERQGRNLVYRAAFEQMNALLGYLGENCCQGEACAVEAPSACGC; from the coding sequence ATGGAAGAAAACGATGTCGTCCGCTCCCTCGCCGCCCTGGCGCAACCTATTCGCCTGCGCGTGTTCCGCGCGCTGGTGGTCGCCGGCCCTGCCGGACTGACGCCCGGTGCACTCACCGAATCGCTGGAGGTGCCCGGCACCAGCCTGTCGTTTCACCTCAAGGAACTGATGAATTCTGGGCTGGTGTCGCAGGAACGGCAGGGGCGCAACCTCGTGTACCGCGCCGCCTTCGAGCAGATGAACGCCCTGCTCGGCTACCTCGGCGAGAACTGCTGCCAGGGCGAGGCCTGCGCCGTCGAGGCTCCTTCGGCATGCGGCTGCTGA